In the Hordeum vulgare subsp. vulgare chromosome 7H, MorexV3_pseudomolecules_assembly, whole genome shotgun sequence genome, one interval contains:
- the LOC123410373 gene encoding GDSL esterase/lipase At5g22810-like: MARWPAAAVCALGAVLLCMLTVSVSGQTPVAAADGEGGNSRFTCTDTEKKRPGCTGTCPDRCPQSCIALCPSCQTYCPDQVQPVRPALFVFGDGSLDVGNNNYIEPNEVGDPWRANHSYYGIDFPKSEPTGRFSNGFNMADFIAKAMGFEMSPPAYKSLNNPARIEAGFAGVNYASATAGIWRDSDDGLNFPLTDQIKYFATTMEKMEANRSRQELSKMLSNSLFLISVGASDLYYIYNIMTRSGPDSKNDVPHLISSYGDSITDLYNLGARKFGIINVPTLCTPVVTSTCDDLMTSLPKDFNDGIKPLMASLASNLNGLRYSIADYYAFSDAVSTNPSAYGFVNTGASCCEGPCAPNYRPPCGNHMEYWYWDQENPTEQAAKLATTTFLNGTTQFTTPVNFKTLINQK; this comes from the exons ATGGCGCGGTGGCCAGCTGCCGCGGTGTGCGCACTGGGGGCGGTGCTCCTGTGCATGCTGACGGTCTCGGTGTCCGGGCAGACGCCGGTGGCCGCCGCGGACGGGGAAGGCGGCAACAGCAGGTTCACGTGCACGGACACCGAGAAGAAGCGTCCCGGGTGCACGGGTACCTGCCCCGACAGGTGCCCCCAGAGCTGCATCGCGCTCTGCCCCTCCTGCCAGACATATTGCC CTGACCAAGTGCAGCCAGTGCGGCCGGCGTTGTTCGTGTTCGGAGACGGGTCTTTGGACGTCGGCAACAACAACTACATAGAACCCAACGAGGTAGGAGACCCTTGGAGAGCCAACCACTCTTACTATGGCATAGACTTCCCCAAATCCGAGCCCACCGGAAGGTTCAGCAATGGATTCAACATGGCTGACTTTATCG CAAAAGCTATGGGATTCGAGATGAGCCCTCCTGCTTATAAGTCTCTTAATAATCCCGCAAGAATTGAGGCCGGTTTCGCTGGAGTCAACTATGCTTCCGCGACTGCTGGGATTTGGAGAGACAGT GACGACGGTCTGAACTTCCCATTGACGGACCAAATAAAGTACTTCGCGACCACGATGGAGAAGATGGAGGCCAACCGTAGCCGGCAAGAGTTGAGCAAGATGTTGTCCAATTCCCTATTCCTCATCAGCGTCGGTGCGAGTGACCTATACTACATCTACAACATCATGACCAGATCGGGGCCGGATAGCAAAAATGATGTCCCACACCTCATATCCTCCTATGGGGACAGCATTACGGACTTGTACAACTTGGGTGCGAGGAAGTTCGGGATAATCAACGTCCCGACCTTATGTACGCCAGTGGTGACCTCTACCTGCGACGACCTCATGACCAGCCTCCCCAAGGACTTCAACGACGGCATCAAGCCGCTCATGGCTAGCCTCGCCTCCAACCTCAATGGCCTCCGCTACTCCATCGCTGACTACTATGCCTTCTCAGATGCAGTCAGCACAAATCCATCGGCATACG GATTTGTCAACACCGGGGCCTCATGCTGCGAAGGCCCCTGTGCACCTAACTACAGGCCACCGTGTGGCAACCACATGGAGTATTGGTACTGGGATCAGGAGAACCCGACAGAGCAGGCCGCTAAGCTGGCCACAACTACATTTCTCAATGGCACAACGCAATTTACAACGCCGGTGAACTTCAAGACGCTGATCAACCAAAAGTGA